ACTGACCCTTAATGAGCTTAAAGCACTTGATGCTGGCTTATGGTTTGGTGAAGTCTATCGCGACGAGCCTATTCCAACACTGGCAGAGACCTTGCTTTTTGCTCAGCGAAATAGAGTGAAGCTAAACATTGAGCTTAAGGTTTATGAAGGTGACAACGTTGAGTTGCTTTGCCAGCAAGTAAAAACTGTGATGGAAGAGGTCGATACAGCACCTGAACAAGTGTTGTTTTCTAGCTTCTCTATCGACGCCTTGCTGCAAATGAAACACCAGATGCCAAATATTCGCCGCGGACAGCTTTGGCAGAAAGTACCAGAAGACGCACTGTCTATATTAGATAACTTGTCAGCGTACAGTGTTCACTGCGACTATCGTTTTCTAGATGAAGCCACGGCTCGAGTCGTCAAA
This window of the Vibrio maritimus genome carries:
- a CDS encoding glycerophosphoryl diester phosphodiesterase, which gives rise to MKTTAHRGLSSLAPENTMAAFELAAKYGAEWIEIDVQLSQEKVPVVIHDQTVNRCTNGSGKVSQLTLNELKALDAGLWFGEVYRDEPIPTLAETLLFAQRNRVKLNIELKVYEGDNVELLCQQVKTVMEEVDTAPEQVLFSSFSIDALLQMKHQMPNIRRGQLWQKVPEDALSILDNLSAYSVHCDYRFLDEATARVVKSSGYQLYCYTPNFPELVTQLWGWGVDMMITDVPQNYLEPAEALV